The stretch of DNA CATTAAGCCAGAGAAGGTCATCACGCTGATAGAGGGCGATCGAATCCGTAGCCTGACCCGATCCGGCAATCGTCACAATGGGTTTTTTGCAGATTCTTTTTGCGTTCTCCAGGGTGGTCACGATGCAGGCCGCCGCACCATCCGTGATCGGGGAACAGTCGAAAAGGTGAAGAGGATGGGCTACCAGCGGGGAGTTGACAACCGTATCTTCGTCGATCGCAAGGCGATACTGGGCCCTGGGATTCTTCAATCCGTGGGCATGGTTTTTTATCGCAACCCTTGATAGCATTTGACGGGTCGTCCCGTACGCCGCCATGTGGGCGGTAGCCATCATGGCATAGAGTCCCGGAAAGGTAACCCCAAGGAAGGACTCGTAATCGGCATCCGCTGCCGTTCCCAGGGCGAAGGTCGCGTCTCCTCCGGAAACGTCGGTCATCTTTTCAACGCCGCCCGCTAAGACGATTTCATGCATGCCGGATGCAACGGCGGCGGCCGCACAACGCAGGGCTGCGCCGCCTGAAGCGCAGGCGGATTCCACTCGTGTTCCGGCAATATACTTTTGCCCGAGGTAATCGGCCATAAGGGATCCGATGTGCTCCTGGTTGTTAAAGAGTCCCGGGCTCATGGATCCGACGTAGAGCGCATCAACGTGATCGACGCCCGCATCCTTTACGGCTTCCAGGGAGGCTTCAACAAACAGGTCTCTCAGTGATTTTTCCCACAGTTCTCCGAACTGTGTCATTCCAATTCCGATAATGGCTATATCTTTCATGACTGTATCCCTTCCTAGCTCTCGTTGGCCTTACGGATCTTGTGACGGAACTTTGCATAGGATCCGTAGTCGAGATAGATCTGTCCCTTATCCAGGTAAAACCGGGTCGTCAACGCCTTTTTCTGGACAGCAGGAAGTTTATCTGTGGCGGTAAAAATGAACCCGTCGCTACCGGCACCGGAGCCGAACGAGGCCATGAAGATCTTGTCCCCGGGCCTGGCAACATCGAGAATGGCTGTCAGTCCAAGGGGTGAGGCTCCCGAGTAGGTATTTCCAAGGAGAGGCACAAGCCACCCGGTTTCCATCTGTTCCCGGGTGAAGCCGAGCATTTTTCCAACTCGCATCGGAAATTTTCCGTTGGGCTGATGAAATACGGCATAGGCAAAATCTGAAGGTTTCATTCCCGATTTTTCCAGCAGGGCTCTGGCGCAACCCGTGATGTGGTGAAAGTAAGCGGGTTCCCCGGTGAATCGGGCTCCATGCTGGGGATAGTGCTGATACTCCCTTCTCCAGAAATCGGGTGTGTCCGTCATGTAGGAATGGGTAAAGTCCACGGACGCAAGAACCCCTTCGCCTTTTCCGAAGATGAAGGCGGCCGCACCGGCTGCGGCTGAGTATTCAAGGGCATCACCGGGCGCTCCCTGACTGGTATCGGCTCCGATTCCCAGGGCAAAGTTCATCTCACCGGACTTAACGTGGGAATAGGCAATGTACATGCCTTCCGATCCTGCTTTGCATGCAAATTCAAGATCGGCACAGTGTATGTGGGGCGTGGCTCCGATAGCATCTCCCACGACTGTTCCCGAAGGCTTGACAGCATAGGGGTGAGATTCCGATCCGATGTAAATCGCACCGATGTCGGCAGGGTTGATTCCCGCCCGCTTCAGGGCGTTCCGCGCGGCTTCCACGGACATCGTGATGACGTCCTGATCTGGTGCAGGAACCGATTTTTGAGTAAGGGCAAGCCCACGTTTGTAGCTCTCCGCATCCGCACCCCAGACCTTGGCAATTTCGTCAGCCTTGATCCGGTATCGGGGAATATAAGAGCCGTAACCTATGATTCCGATCATGTACACCTCCTTAGATTGCTTGCATTTCCCGAGTTGGCAAACTCAAAGGACAGTGGGCAGAGTATAGCATAGCCCGACGGGGGATTTGCGTTGTTCTTTGATTCGTATTTCCAGTTTCAAGCTCTTCCTTTGCTTGCACCTGCACCGAATCCGCCGGCGATAAGATGCGCTGCCCGCAGTGCCTCCGGAATATGACCGCAAAGGGTTATTTCTGGAATAATGGATGCGATTTCCATTTCCTGTAATCCCGCCGTCTGAATGTAGAGCGGACCGACACGAAGGGGGATGCCCGCCCTTTCTATGACTTTATATCGGGCGGAAGGGCGGGAGAGGTTTCCGAGTGCGGAGCGAATGGATGCAAAGTCGGGTTTCTTGCGCATCGTGACAAGGACCGGCTTTCCGGTCATTCTGTGAAGGGTGTGGATGTCAACGATATTGAAACCGGCAAGGGTGATTCCATCGAGTACGACCAGGTCGATCTGGTGAAAAAAACGGCGGCCAATCATGGCCGCCAATTGTCTGGTTGCGTTCCATCCATCCTGGGTGATCGTGGTTGTAAGGACACCTTCCAGATAGTCACGTCCTCGATAGAGGGCACCCACGACCAGGACGTTGCGCGTCACGTCCCGTCGAAACGGGGCATCATCGATGCCCAGGACTCTAATTTGCTTTCTGTGCGGCGAATTCAAGCTCCTGATCGATGATCTCCTTGAACTGTTCCAGCGGCTGTGCGCCCCTCAGCAAACGACCGTTAATGAAAAAAGAGGGGGTTGCCGTCGCTCCAAGTATCTGAGCCTGTACGACATCGGCATCGATCTGGGCGGCGTATTTGTGTTCATCCATGCATTTTGTGAAGGCGTCGACATCCATACCCAGAGAACCCGCATACTCCTTGACTCCATCGGAATTCAGCTTGCTTCGGTTCTGATACATCCAGTCATGAAATTCCCAGAACTTTCCCTGATCCTTGGCACAGAGTGCGGCTTCAGCGGCAAATCGGGCGCTCTTGTGGAATTCGAGGGGCAGGTTTTTAAAAACGTGGAGAATCTTGCCGTCATAGTCTTTGGCGACCTGCTCGAGAGTAGACTGAACCCTTCCACAGTAGGGGCATTCGAAGTCGGAGTATTCCACCAGGACGATGGGTGCATCGGCCGGACCTTTTTTAGGGTCGTTCTCTGTAATCTTGACATCCAGGCGGGGAGGCTGGATAAAGGTTTTATACTTTGCCTTCGAGAGCAGCTCATTCTTGAAGATCTCCTCCTGCTGCTGAATCTTCTGGCCATCAAGGAATTCCATGACTTTCTGTCGGGCTTCCTTCTCATCCTGGGGAAGGCGGGACCGATATTGATTCAATGTCTGGGAGATCTCTTCTTCCGTCGGTTTGCCGGCTTTATCCGTTACGTTCTGCTTGTAATATTCTTCAACGGAAATGTTGAGAGCCGCAGCCTCTTTCTCCTGGAGCTTTAGAAAGATGTAATCCTTTAGACCTGAAGAGAGGATCTGATATTCCTGCTGACGGATCTGTCCCAGGGCGGGACCGAGAAATTCCTCCAGCTCAGACCGGGTAATGTCGGCGCCATTGAGTACGGCGACGCGATTGTCATTTGCCTTCTGAGCGGGAGTTTTTTTCGCGGCAGCGGGAGCTGCAGGCTGAGCCGTCTGTGTGACTGTAGAACAGCTGACACAGAGGAAAAGCATAAACATTCCGAAAAGACTTAGTACTTTCATCAAAACAACCTCCTGTGGTGCTCTGGCATGGGGCACATCATATCGGGTTTACCCATCCTTTGCAAGGATGACGGAACAATGGAAGGATCACCTCATACCCCGGACAGAAACGGATTCAGGGGGATGTCATTCCTTTGCTCCGATTGCAGGTACGTTCCGTCACATTGTACGGATTCGATCACATAAGCGTTGCCAGGCCAATTCCTAAGAGCAATCCCCCGAGAAAATAAAAGATCTCTTTCATGGGCAGGGTGCGATCGCTGATCTGAAGATATTGCCAGAACTTTTGAAGCCTCGTATTCGATGGATCGATGGAAAAGGCCTGTCTCATCGTCGTGTTGGCCTTGGCCTTCATCCCGTTTTCCCAGTAAAGAGAAGCAAGATCCGCCATGATATCTGTGCTCAGCGGGTCGAGATCCAGGGCCCGGCGATAGGAAAGTTCAGCCTCTTTCTGCTTTCCAGGAATTCGGCGCAGGATCTGTCCCATTTTGAAAAGGTAGAATGAGTTACCCGGGTCATTGTCTACGGACATCTGGATGGCCGTCATAGCATCGGCCAGCTTCCGATCGCTCAACATCCGCAGGGCATACTGGTAATTGGTCGACGCGGTCTTCAGCTTGACCTGGGTGTCTGAAGGGCTGTCAGCGGGTTCCTTTGAAGATTCTTTGGGGCGGGGTGCTTCCTTTCGGGTAAGGATATTGTAAGCACGGGTCAGTTCGAGGAAGATGGCTTCCAGCTGATGGGTCAGGTCGGTCAATGTTTCCTTAGAACTCTGATCGGGGTGGTAAATGGATAAGAGTGTCTCATACTGTCGCCGGATGTCTATGGGAGTAAAAGTGTCAGGAAGTTCAAGGAACTCATTGGGTTCCTGAATACCGATGTGATGGAATTTTTCGACAACCATTTTCCGGGTCAGGGTGAATTCTTCTCCCTCAGCCTTCTGCGGGATCGACAGTGAATCCCGGGCGGGAGGCGTGCTGGATACTTCAAGGAGGCCGGCCATGACCAGGCCGAAAATCGTTTTCAATAGCTGGAAACGATCGATTTGAGGATTGGATTCCAGAATCTGCTCGATTCGAGGGCCTTTATCGGCGTGGTGCAGGATTGTCTTTTCCAGACGATTGGTGCTGGCCTGCTGATAACGCAACCGGACATCCTGGCTCAGGTGGAGGAATTTCTGCGGGTTGTCGATAACTCGGTCGATGGCCAATGGAGAGTCGATGGCACGGGAAGCTGCAAGAATCAGGTCCGCAGTTGTTTTTGAAGGCAGAATCTTCCAGCTTACGACCTGTACTTCCGGTCGGAAAGTGACATCGACTTTACGGGATTTGAAAAGCTGGACGAGGGTCTGTTCGAGTTTTCGGTTCAGCTGGTCTATGATCATTTCCTGCTGAGCCAGGCCCATATCAACCAGGAGACTGCCGAGAGGCCTTCCTTTTGTCGTATCAACCGCTTCCTGGGCCAGCTCGACATCCCAGGGGCTGATCAGGCCGGATTTAATGATCAACTGGGAGAGGGATTCCTCCGAGTTGGACGAAGAAAGGGCCATAATTCTTCCTTTGTCCAGGATGAAATTGTACGTTGTATCATCATCTTTGACCTCCACCTGGCCGCTTCGTCCTTCAATGTGCAGCTTGGAGAGGATGAGAGGGAAATAGGGAGTCGAACTCTGTTCAAAGATTTTCATGGTACACAATATACAGGAATCTGGGTTCGGTTGACGACAAATTCGGCTGTCGATCCCAGGAGAAGCTCCCGAATGCGGCTATGGCCACGGAGCCCCAGAAAGAGCATGGAGGAAGGCTGGTCAGCAATGAACTCTACGAGACTTTCTTCGACAGGTCCCTTGAGAAATTCAGCTTGAATCTCCAGATGATAAGGTTCAAGGTAGGAGGAGGCTCCTTTCAGAATATCAGGAGCCTGTCTGTCATCTTCCCCCGCATGGACCACGGTAAGGGGAACATTCAGCTTTTCACCAAACCTTGCGGCGTGAGATAGTGCTTTATAGGAAGAATCTGATCCATCGTAAGCAACGATAAATTTCTCCGGCGGCGATGCTCGATCCGGGACAATAATAAGGGGGCGTGATGTCCGTCGAAGGATATATTCTGCGGTCGATCCCATACGATCGGGATGAAATGCCGCATTCACTCCCTTGCGGCCAAGAATCAGCAGGTCCACTTTACGAGAGGCTTCCAGGAGAGAGGTTCCAACGGTTCCAATTACACTGCTCACCGAGCACGACACTGAAAATCGTTCACAGAAGTCGATAAAATTCTGTACGATAAGATCTCCAAGATCAGAAAGAATTTTCTCTTCCTGAGCGGCGTAATTACCAAATGGCTCGAAACCCATGGATCCCGCAATATCAGCCATATACTCGGCCTTCAGGTGCGTTGTGTCGACAACGTGAAGGGCGTCCACCTTCGCCCCCCATAGATCGGAAACCCAGAAGGCAAGGTTGCTCGCATTCCGGGCAATTTCACTTCCGTCGATCCCGAGAAGAAGATGCTTTATCATGTCGCCTCCTCCATAGTTCGTACTGCAGGCGTACCTGTTCTCCCTGGTTCGAAAATAATATGCTGTTTGTCATTATACAGGACTTTCAAAGCCCCGGGATAGTTGATTCGGAATTACCGGGAATATTTTTATTCATGCCATGTTTTCTTGATCCGGGTAACCGTGTATAATATGCGCTCGTGATTCGGTGCCAGGGCAATTGTCCGGCAGAGAGGAGGTGAATATTGAAAGCGTTAGGCCTGCATCTGTTGATTGAACTCCATAACTGTGATTCTAAGCTTCTCAACAATGAAGCCATGTTGAGAAAGATCCTTTATACGATTGCGCGCCGAAGTGGCATGACCCCGTTGAAAGATTCTTTTCATGCCTTTACGCCCCACGGAGTGTCAGGTGTTGTACTCCTGGCGGAATCCCACGTCTCTGTCCACACGTGGCCGGAACTGGGTTACGCGGCGGTAGATTTCTTCACCTGTAATCTTGAGACCGATTTGTCCCTTGTTGAGAGGATGATGCTTGAATCCTTCAAGCCCTCTCACCATGAAGTGATTGTCCAGGATCGGGGTGAGCATGTTCACGTGCCCCAGCGTGTGATCTGCGCTGACTGATTCATGAACTCTTCCCCTCAAAGACATCAGGATATCTGGTGGTCTGATATCGAAGGACCTGGAATGAAGGTTTCGATTCGGGTCAGAAAAGTTCTTCACCAGGAAGAGACTCCGTTTCAATCCCTTCTGATTTTTGAGTCTCTCGATCTCGGGAATGTGCTGGTTCTGGATGGAGCCCTGCAAACGACGCAGAAAGATGAATATTTTTACCATGAACAGTTGATCCATCCGGCGATCATGGTTGCACCGGATCGAGGGTTGGATGTTCTCCTGATCGGAGGAGGGGATGGGGGAGCGGCGAGGGAAATTCTCAAGCACCCCTCCATTCGAAATCTCCATATGGTTGAGATCGATGAACGGGTCGTCACCATGTGCAGAGAGTACTTCCCTGAATTATGGAAGGATGCCAGGGGTCAGGACATTATGAAGGATCCCCGGTACAGCCTGACCATCGGAGATGGTCTCGAGTGGGTAAGAAACATGAAGAATACGGGACAGAAGGTCGATATCGTCTATGCGGATGTGTCCGATCCTACGGGGCCGTCCCTGAGCATCTTCGGAACTGAATTTTACAGAAATGTTCAGGCTGTGTTGCAGGAAGACGGTATCTTTGCGTTCCAGGCCGAGAGTCCTCTCGGCATGGGATCGGTTCACGAACAGATTCTTACCTGCGCACGCAGTGTTTTTGGAAAGGTTTTTCGCTATACCGGTCCCGTTCCAACCTATCCGGGAGGGATGTGGTCTTTCGGATTTTGCAGTTCGAAAAATCCTTTACTGACGTCCCCACAATCCTTTGCTGAAGTCGTGGACCGCTATGAAGCCTTATTGGAGAGAGGAATCTCTTTACGTTTTTATGATCCGTGGTGGCATCGCCACGCCTTTACAGACTTTGTGTGAAATATATTTCACTTGAAGTGAAAAGTTTTTCATTTTAGTTCTTCGGGTAGGATTCGGAAAACGCCTTTCCTGGTTCATCCTGTTTTGATGGAAGTGATTTTTCCCCTCATAAAAAAACCTGGCATCTTTCTTGCTTAGTTCTTCAACATGTGGACATTGATCTGCAGGGCTCCCTCGGGTGAAAAGCACATTTATCTCGAGAATGAAGAGTACGCCATTGGATCAGACCCGACATGTGACATCTATCTTCCATTTCCCGGCGTACGAAGAGTCCACGCGCTCCTGACTCGAGATACACACTCATATTTTATCCACCCGTTGAAGGGTGTCGCAAAGCCCATGCTGAACGAAAAGGCGATTCATGATCCTGTTTCCCTGAAGGATGGGGACCGGTTCAGCCTTGGTGACGTGGTGCTGGAAATTCAAATGAAAAAAGCAGAACCGCTGGCCATGGAGTCTCTGTGGCTCAGCGCGCTGGCGAAGATTCTGGAGCAATATGTGAGTGTCCTGGGTGTTCTGGATCTTGAAACGTTACTGGACCTTGTCCGGCAAATCGCTCTCAAGGAGTCGTTGAAGAGGACAAATGGCAATATCCGGGCGGCTGCTGATCTTCTTGGCATATCCAGAAACGGACTGTACCACCTGATGGATCGACTCGACATTCATCGTTAGGCCGAGAATTTCGAAGGAAATAATTTAGTCGAAGAGAATAGTGGAAATGTCAAATTGCTTCACGAAATCAGCAGCATCTCTGGCCGTCAGGGGACGTGAAATATGGTACCCCTGGGCATAGTTGCATCCCAGATCTTTTAGCGCACGGATCTGCTCGGCCATCTCGACGCCCTCTCCCATGACCTTCATATTCAGGTGATGGCCCAGCGAAATAATAGTAGATACGATTTCCGAACGGTCTTTGGGAGACTTCATCTTCATAATGAAAGATCGATCAATTTTCAGAAAATCCAGAGGAAACTGATGCAGGTAACTCAAGGATGAATATCCAGTGCCAAAATCATCCACCAGGAGCTTGACTCCCAGTGCCTTCAGCTGAAACAGGGTGGATGTGACATCTTCTACCCGTTCCATGATCATACCTTCGGTGATCTCCAGGCCAAGAGAGTCGGGAGAAAGGTTGCATATGCGGAGGGTTTCACCGATGAATTCGGGAAGGTCAGGCTGGTAGAGAATGTGGTTGGAGAGGTTAACGGTGCAGGACAGATCTGCGCTTTCCTTCGTGAGGGATTTCCATTCCGAAAGTTGCCGGCATGTTTCTCCAATGACCCACCGATCAATCTCCGCCATATAGCCGGCATCGGTTGCGATCGTAAGGAAGTCATCAGGTGTCATCAATCCCCGCTCCGGATGCTTCCATCGTATGAGGGCTTCAAAACCGTGAACTTTGGACAGATCCAGGTTAATAATCGGTTGGTAATGAAGGTTGAATTCCTTCCGGTTTAACGCGGATCGGAGCTCGTTCTCAAGCTTGAGGATGGATACGGCCCGGGCATGCATGCCGGCTTCAAAGATGGCGTAGGAGCCTCTGCCCAGAACTTTTGCCTTGTACATGGCTGATTCGGCATCCCGGAGATAGAGCTCCGGGCGGCTGTGAGCGATATGACTGAAGGAAATTCCGATACAGGCTGAGGTGTAGATTTCATGTTCGCCAATCGTGATGGGAGACTGGAAAGAGGTCAGGATCCGATCTGCCAGACGCGTAACCTCGGAAGGATCTTCAACATCCTCGACCAGGATGGCGAACTCGTCTCCTCCGAGCCTTGCAACCGTGTCTCCGGGAAGGAGGCTGCCGCGGATTAATTCTCCGGTTCGTATCAACAGACGATCTCCGATGAGGTGCCCCAGGCTTTCGTTTATCACCTTGAATCGATCCAGATCGATGTGCAGAACAGCAAATGTGGTTTCTTCACTGCGACGGGTGCGCTCGATCGCCTGACCGAGACGGTCGGTGAAAAGTGCACGGTTGGGAAGAAGGGTCAGTGCATCGTGAAACGCGTCATGGAGAAGCTGCTCCTCTGCTCTCTTCCGATCGGTGATGTCGGTCTGGGACCCCGCCATTCGTATGGGACGGTTTTCCTCATCCCGCACGGCCATGCCCCTGGCAAGAACCCAGCGGTAGGTACCATCCCGATGGACGATTCGGAATTCTCTTTCAAAATGGGGCTCGAGGCCAGCCAGGTGAGCCTGAAAAGCACTTTCCACTTCCAGCCTGTCATCCTCATGAATCCGTTCCAGCCATTCTCCAGGTTTGCTGCTTATCTCTTCCTCCGCAAATCCAAGCATCGATTTCCACCGGGGTGAATAATAAACCGTGTCATGCTTTAAATCCCAATCCCAGAGGCCGTCGTTGGCGCCTTTTGCAGCCAGTGCATAGCGGAGTTCACTTTCCTGAAGAGCCGTTTCAGATTTTTTCCGGTTTGAAGATTCTACCGCAAGGGAAACAAGGTCGGC from Thermoanaerobaculia bacterium encodes:
- a CDS encoding FHA domain-containing protein produces the protein MWTLICRAPSGEKHIYLENEEYAIGSDPTCDIYLPFPGVRRVHALLTRDTHSYFIHPLKGVAKPMLNEKAIHDPVSLKDGDRFSLGDVVLEIQMKKAEPLAMESLWLSALAKILEQYVSVLGVLDLETLLDLVRQIALKESLKRTNGNIRAAADLLGISRNGLYHLMDRLDIHR
- a CDS encoding DUF99 family protein is translated as MTRNVLVVGALYRGRDYLEGVLTTTITQDGWNATRQLAAMIGRRFFHQIDLVVLDGITLAGFNIVDIHTLHRMTGKPVLVTMRKKPDFASIRSALGNLSRPSARYKVIERAGIPLRVGPLYIQTAGLQEMEIASIIPEITLCGHIPEALRAAHLIAGGFGAGASKGRA
- a CDS encoding thiolase domain-containing protein, coding for MKDIAIIGIGMTQFGELWEKSLRDLFVEASLEAVKDAGVDHVDALYVGSMSPGLFNNQEHIGSLMADYLGQKYIAGTRVESACASGGAALRCAAAAVASGMHEIVLAGGVEKMTDVSGGDATFALGTAADADYESFLGVTFPGLYAMMATAHMAAYGTTRQMLSRVAIKNHAHGLKNPRAQYRLAIDEDTVVNSPLVAHPLHLFDCSPITDGAAACIVTTLENAKRICKKPIVTIAGSGQATDSIALYQRDDLLWLNATEEAAKQAYTMAGIGPEDIDFAEVHDCFTIAEIMVIEALGFAERGKGGTFELEGHTALGGKKPINTSGGLKSKGHPVGATGIAQICELVTQLRGEAGERQVQGARRALAQNMGGSGGSAVVHILEVNA
- the speD gene encoding adenosylmethionine decarboxylase — encoded protein: MKALGLHLLIELHNCDSKLLNNEAMLRKILYTIARRSGMTPLKDSFHAFTPHGVSGVVLLAESHVSVHTWPELGYAAVDFFTCNLETDLSLVERMMLESFKPSHHEVIVQDRGEHVHVPQRVICAD
- a CDS encoding DnaJ domain-containing protein, producing the protein MKIFEQSSTPYFPLILSKLHIEGRSGQVEVKDDDTTYNFILDKGRIMALSSSNSEESLSQLIIKSGLISPWDVELAQEAVDTTKGRPLGSLLVDMGLAQQEMIIDQLNRKLEQTLVQLFKSRKVDVTFRPEVQVVSWKILPSKTTADLILAASRAIDSPLAIDRVIDNPQKFLHLSQDVRLRYQQASTNRLEKTILHHADKGPRIEQILESNPQIDRFQLLKTIFGLVMAGLLEVSSTPPARDSLSIPQKAEGEEFTLTRKMVVEKFHHIGIQEPNEFLELPDTFTPIDIRRQYETLLSIYHPDQSSKETLTDLTHQLEAIFLELTRAYNILTRKEAPRPKESSKEPADSPSDTQVKLKTASTNYQYALRMLSDRKLADAMTAIQMSVDNDPGNSFYLFKMGQILRRIPGKQKEAELSYRRALDLDPLSTDIMADLASLYWENGMKAKANTTMRQAFSIDPSNTRLQKFWQYLQISDRTLPMKEIFYFLGGLLLGIGLATLM
- a CDS encoding hydroxymethylglutaryl-CoA synthase, with translation MIGIIGYGSYIPRYRIKADEIAKVWGADAESYKRGLALTQKSVPAPDQDVITMSVEAARNALKRAGINPADIGAIYIGSESHPYAVKPSGTVVGDAIGATPHIHCADLEFACKAGSEGMYIAYSHVKSGEMNFALGIGADTSQGAPGDALEYSAAAGAAAFIFGKGEGVLASVDFTHSYMTDTPDFWRREYQHYPQHGARFTGEPAYFHHITGCARALLEKSGMKPSDFAYAVFHQPNGKFPMRVGKMLGFTREQMETGWLVPLLGNTYSGASPLGLTAILDVARPGDKIFMASFGSGAGSDGFIFTATDKLPAVQKKALTTRFYLDKGQIYLDYGSYAKFRHKIRKANES
- the speE gene encoding polyamine aminopropyltransferase, with the protein product MNSSPQRHQDIWWSDIEGPGMKVSIRVRKVLHQEETPFQSLLIFESLDLGNVLVLDGALQTTQKDEYFYHEQLIHPAIMVAPDRGLDVLLIGGGDGGAAREILKHPSIRNLHMVEIDERVVTMCREYFPELWKDARGQDIMKDPRYSLTIGDGLEWVRNMKNTGQKVDIVYADVSDPTGPSLSIFGTEFYRNVQAVLQEDGIFAFQAESPLGMGSVHEQILTCARSVFGKVFRYTGPVPTYPGGMWSFGFCSSKNPLLTSPQSFAEVVDRYEALLERGISLRFYDPWWHRHAFTDFV
- a CDS encoding thioredoxin domain-containing protein codes for the protein MKVLSLFGMFMLFLCVSCSTVTQTAQPAAPAAAKKTPAQKANDNRVAVLNGADITRSELEEFLGPALGQIRQQEYQILSSGLKDYIFLKLQEKEAAALNISVEEYYKQNVTDKAGKPTEEEISQTLNQYRSRLPQDEKEARQKVMEFLDGQKIQQQEEIFKNELLSKAKYKTFIQPPRLDVKITENDPKKGPADAPIVLVEYSDFECPYCGRVQSTLEQVAKDYDGKILHVFKNLPLEFHKSARFAAEAALCAKDQGKFWEFHDWMYQNRSKLNSDGVKEYAGSLGMDVDAFTKCMDEHKYAAQIDADVVQAQILGATATPSFFINGRLLRGAQPLEQFKEIIDQELEFAAQKAN
- a CDS encoding universal stress protein, giving the protein MIKHLLLGIDGSEIARNASNLAFWVSDLWGAKVDALHVVDTTHLKAEYMADIAGSMGFEPFGNYAAQEEKILSDLGDLIVQNFIDFCERFSVSCSVSSVIGTVGTSLLEASRKVDLLILGRKGVNAAFHPDRMGSTAEYILRRTSRPLIIVPDRASPPEKFIVAYDGSDSSYKALSHAARFGEKLNVPLTVVHAGEDDRQAPDILKGASSYLEPYHLEIQAEFLKGPVEESLVEFIADQPSSMLFLGLRGHSRIRELLLGSTAEFVVNRTQIPVYCVP